TGCGCGAAGTGCCGGGCGCCGACAACAAGCTGCCGCTTTCCGAGCTGTAATACGCGAAAAAGCGCTCGACTCGCTGCATTCGCTGCGTGGCGCGCAAAGCGCAACAGGTCGCAAAAAAAATCTAAAGCACGGGGCCGTCAGGGACGATACAGGGTTCTGAACGGAACATCCCTACCCTCCCTGGTCCGTTCAACCTCGCGGGCCGGCGCAAGCGCCGGCCCGCTTTTTTTTTCTGCTCTATTCCACCGCCTCGATACGATCGACACGCTGAAAGCCGCGCGGCAGCTTGAGCCCGCGTCGCGCCCGGTCCGCGACGTAATGCTGCTGGTCGGCGTCCTTCAACGTGAGATGGCGATTGCCTGAGTAGATGCGCAGTTCCTGACCCGGCTTCAAGACTGTGATGGCCTGCATGATCTCTTCGCGCGAGCGCAGCTTGTTGGACGGGATCTGCATGATCTTCTGACCCTTGCCGCGCGCCATGCGCGGCATTTCGGCGACCGGGAACACCAGCAGGTGACCGCTGTTGGTCGCGCACGCCACCCACTCTTCATCGGGATTGTCGAAGGCCACCGGCGACAGCACGCGCGCGCCCGGCGCGAGGCTCAACACCGCCTTGCCGGCGCGGTTCTTGGTGGTGAGTTCTTCGACCTCGGCAATGAAGCCGTAGCCGTGATCCGACGCCATCAGCACCCACGGCCGCGTGCCGGCCATCACCACGCCGGCAAAGGTCGCGCCCTCGGGTGGCGTGAGGCGCCCCGACAAGGGCTCGCCCAGCCCGCGCGCCGACGGCAGACCATGGGCCGGCAAGGTGTAGGCGCGCCCGGTCGAATCGAAGAACACCGCGTTCTGGTTGCTCTTGCCGCGCGCCGCGGCCTGGTACTCGTCGCCGCTGCGGAAATTCAATTCACGCGGATTGAGATCATGGCCCTTGGCGGCGCGCACCCAGCCCTTGGTCGACAGCACCACGGTCACCGCTTCGGCGGCGACCAGATCGGTCTCGGCCAGCGCCTGCGCCGCTTCGCGCTCGACCACTTCGCAGCGTCGCGCGTCGCCGAACTTGTCCATGTCGGCGCGGATCTCGTCACGCACCAGGTTGCGCAGACGCTTGTTGGAGCCGAGAGTCTGCTCGAGCCCCTTGCGCTCCTTTTCCAGTTCCGCCTGCTCACCGCGGATGCGCATCTCCTCGAGACGCGCGAGATGGCGCAAGCGCAGGTCGAGAATGGCGTCGGCCTGGATGTCGGTCAGCCCGAAGCGCGCCATCAACACCGCCTTGGGATGCTCCTCGGTGCGGATGATGTGGATGACTTCGTCGATGTTGAGAAAGGCGACGAGGTAGCCTTCCAACACGTGCAGCCGCGCCATCACCTTGTCGAGGCGGAACTCGAGGCGCCGCCGCACCGTGCCGATGCGGAACTCCAGCCAATGATTGAGCAGGTCGCGCAGGTTGTAGACGGCGGGAAGTCCGTCGGCGCCGATCACGTTGAGATTGACGCGGTAATTGCGTTCCAGATCGGTGGTCGCGAACAGGTGCTGCATCAAGGGCTCGACATCGACGCGGTTCGAGCGCGGCACCAGCACCAGGCGCACCGGCGTCTCGTGCGACGACTCGTCGCGCAGGTCCTCGAGGAGCGGCAGCTTCTTGGCCTGCATCTGCGCGGCAATCTGCTCGAGGATCTTGGAGCCGGAACTCTGGTAAGGCAGCGCCGTGACGACAATGTTGCCGTCCTCCACCGTGTACTTGGCGCGCAGGCGCACCGTGCCGTTGCCGCTCGCGTAAAGCGCATGCAGATCCGCCTTGGAGGTGATGATCTCGCCGCCGCCGGGGAAATCCGGCGCCGGAATGATGTTGCACAGGTCCTCGAGCGTGGCCTTGGGCTCATCGAGCAGATGGATGCAGGCGGCGGCCACCTCGCGCAGGTTGTGCGGCGGAATGTCGGTCGCCATGCCGACCGCGATACCGGTGGTGCCGTTCAGCAGCACGTTGGGCAGACGCGCCGGCAGCAGCGCCGGCTCTTCCAGCGTGCCGTCGAAATTCGGCACCCAGTCGGCGGTGCCCTGCGCCAGTTCGCCGAGCAGCACGTCGGCATAGGGCGTGAGCTTGGCCTCGGTGTAACGCATGGCGGCGAAGGATTTCGGATCGTCGGTCGATCCCCAGTTGCCCTGGCCGTCGACCAGGGGATAGCGATAACTGAAGGGCTGCGCCATCAGCACCATCGCTTCGTAACAGGCCGAATCGCCATGCGGATGGAACTTGCCGATCACGTCGCCGACGGTGCGCGCCGATTTCTTGAACTTGGCGGTGGCATCGAGACCGAGTTCCGACATCGCGTAGATGATGCGCCGCTGCACCGGTTTCAGGCCGTCGCCGATATGCGGCAGGGCGCGGTCGAGGATCACGTACATCGAATAATCGAGGTAGGCGCGCTCGGTGAACTCGCTTAAGGGGATCTGCTCCAGATCGAATGAATCGTCGCCGCTGGCCATGGTCTTTCAGGTCCTCAATTGACGCTCGCAAGATTGCCCTTGCGTTCCAGCCACGCGCGGCGATCGCCGGAGCGCTTCTTGGCCAGCAGCATGTCCATCAAGGCCACGCATTCCTCGGGATTGTCGATATTCAGGCGCACCAGGCGCCGCGTGGCGGTGGCCATGGTGGTTTCGCGCAGCTGCAAGGGGTTCATCTCGCCCAGGCCCTTGAAGCGCTGCACGTTGACCCGGCCCTTGATCTTCTGCGCGACGATGCGATCGAGCACGGCGGCCTTCTCGTCTTCGTCGAGCGCATAGAACACTTCCTTGCCGACATCGATGCGGAACAGCGGCGGCATGGCCACGTACACCCGCCCCGCTTCGACCAGCGCGCGGAAATGCCTGACGAACAAGGCGCACAGGAGCGTCGCGATATGCAGGCCGTCGGAATCGGCGTCGGCGAGGATGCACACCTTGCCGTAACGCAGGTTGGTCAGGTCCGGTGCGCCCGGATCGATGCCGAGCGCGACGGCGATGTCATGCACTTCGTTGGAGGCCAAGACCTGCGCCGACTCGACTTCCCAGGTGTTCAGGATCTTGCCGCGCAGCGGCAGGATGGCCTGGAACTCGCGATCGCGCGCCTGCTTGGCCGAGCCGCCGGCGGAATCGCCTTCGACCAGGAACAACTCGGTGCGCTCGAACTCCTGCCCCGAGCAATCGGCGAGCTTGCCGGGCAAGGCCGGGCCGTTGCCGGTGACGCGCTTGCGCACCACCTTGGCCGCCTTCAAGCGGCGCTGTGCGCGGCTGATGGCAATCTCGGCGATGCGCTCACCGCTTTCCACGTGCTGATGCAGCCATAGACTGAAGGCGTCGCGTACCACGCCGGTGACGAAGGCCGCGCAACCACGCGACGACAGCCGCTCCTTGGTCTGGCCGGAGAACTGCGGCTCCTCGAGCTTGACCGACAGGATGTAGGTACAGCGTTCAAACACGTCTTCGGGCGCCAGCTTGACGCCGCGCGGCAGCAGGTTGCGGTTGTCGCAGAATTCGCGCATCGCCTCGAGCAAGCCCTGGCGCAGGCCTGCGACGTGGGTGCCGCCCTGCACCGTCGGCACCAGGTTCACGTAGGACTCGGTCACGAGTTCGAATTCATCGGCCACCCAATGCAGGGCCCAGGTCGCGTGCTCGTGCGGGCCTTCGATGTCGCCGGTGAAGGGTTCGCTGGGCACGAGGTCGGCGCCCTGCAGCGCTTCGGCGAGGTAGCTGGTCAGGCCATGTTCGAAATGCCATTCGACCTTTTCGCTGCTCGCCTCATCGTGGAACTTGATGGTCAGCCCGGGGCACAGCACGGCCTTGGCCCGCAGCAGGTGCTTCAGGCGCGGCAGCGCAATCTTGACCGTGTCGAAATACTTTTCGTCGGGCAGAAAGCGGATGCTGGTGCCGGTATTGCGCGCGCCGACGGTGCCGATCTCCTTCAGCGAGGAGTGGGTTTCACCGCCGCGGAACGACATCATGTACTCGCGGCCGCCGCGTCGCACCCTGACCTCGAGCTCTTTCGACAAGGCGTTCACCACCGACACGCCCACGCCGTGCAGGCCGCCGGAATACTTGTAGTTCTTGCGCGAGAACTTGCCGCCGGCATGCAGGCGTGTCAGCACCACTTCGACGCCGCTGATCTTCTCACCGGGGTGTTCGTCGACCGGCATGCCGCGACCGTTGTCGGTGATGGTCACCGCGCCGTCTGCATGCAGGGTGACGTCGATCTGCGAACAGTGGCCGGCAATCGCCTCGTCGACACTGTTGTCGACCACTTCCTGGACCAGGTGATTGGGGCGCGAGGTGTCGGTGTACATCCCCGGCCGTTTGCGTACCGGTTCAAGACCGGTCAGGACTTCGATGTCCGCGGCGTCGTAGCGTGAGCTCAAAGCTGGATTCCATCGCGCCGGGGGCGCGTACGTTGGCGTAGGAAAAACCGGCGCGATTATGCCAAAGCCCCACGCCGCGGGGAAACGCCGGCCGGCCGTCAGTCGAAATCGGCGGCCAGCGTCGCGCGCACCTCGGCTGTCAGCAGCACTTCCGACTGGTAGGCGGGATGGTCGATGCCGAATTTGACCGCCCCGCCCTGCCTGAAGGCGGCAATCGTCGCGGCGTCGAGCTGGAACCTCAGGAAATGCACCGCCGAGGTCTTGTCTTCGTCGGCGCGCTCGAGATCCTCGTCGGCGATGCCGAACACGCGTGCGTGGCCCTCGACGTCCAGCCACACCCGGTGTTCGACGCCGCGCAGCCGCGACAGCGCGGCCTGTCGCTCGGCGACGTCCTCGTATTCCAGCATGAAGGTGGCTTTCAGGTTGTCGCCATCGGGAATGAGCGGATTGTAGGCCTCGAGTTCTTCCTCGATGGCGGCGCCGGCGAAGATCTTCTCGACGCGCAGCATCTCCTGGATCTGGTACTGCACGGTCAGGCGGTCCTCGAAATAAAGGCCGGCGTGCGCACCGATAAAGACTTTGCGCCGGGCTTTGTGCGCCAGCACCTTGCGCCGCATGTCGGCACGCTGTTCGTGGTAGGCCTCGAGTGTGAGCAGGTCGGCGCGGGTCAGCTTTTGCATGGTCTGGCGTCAGATTCCGTAAGCGTGCTTCAACAGGGTGAATGCCGAGGTCGCATGGCTGCCATTGCCGACACCATGTTCGATCAGTTCGCCCGCCATCGGGCAGTCGCTGACGTAATGGTCGACCTTCGTATCGGATATACGTTTGACGATGGGCCGGCAGATCTTCTGCGCGAAGGCGTAGTTCTCTTCTTTCACGGCGTAGGTGCCGTCGTGCCCCGAGCAGCGGTCGATGACCACCACCTCGGTGCCGGGCACCAGTTCGAGGAT
The Pseudomonadota bacterium DNA segment above includes these coding regions:
- the parC gene encoding DNA topoisomerase IV subunit A → MASGDDSFDLEQIPLSEFTERAYLDYSMYVILDRALPHIGDGLKPVQRRIIYAMSELGLDATAKFKKSARTVGDVIGKFHPHGDSACYEAMVLMAQPFSYRYPLVDGQGNWGSTDDPKSFAAMRYTEAKLTPYADVLLGELAQGTADWVPNFDGTLEEPALLPARLPNVLLNGTTGIAVGMATDIPPHNLREVAAACIHLLDEPKATLEDLCNIIPAPDFPGGGEIITSKADLHALYASGNGTVRLRAKYTVEDGNIVVTALPYQSSGSKILEQIAAQMQAKKLPLLEDLRDESSHETPVRLVLVPRSNRVDVEPLMQHLFATTDLERNYRVNLNVIGADGLPAVYNLRDLLNHWLEFRIGTVRRRLEFRLDKVMARLHVLEGYLVAFLNIDEVIHIIRTEEHPKAVLMARFGLTDIQADAILDLRLRHLARLEEMRIRGEQAELEKERKGLEQTLGSNKRLRNLVRDEIRADMDKFGDARRCEVVEREAAQALAETDLVAAEAVTVVLSTKGWVRAAKGHDLNPRELNFRSGDEYQAAARGKSNQNAVFFDSTGRAYTLPAHGLPSARGLGEPLSGRLTPPEGATFAGVVMAGTRPWVLMASDHGYGFIAEVEELTTKNRAGKAVLSLAPGARVLSPVAFDNPDEEWVACATNSGHLLVFPVAEMPRMARGKGQKIMQIPSNKLRSREEIMQAITVLKPGQELRIYSGNRHLTLKDADQQHYVADRARRGLKLPRGFQRVDRIEAVE
- a CDS encoding DUF3501 family protein is translated as MQKLTRADLLTLEAYHEQRADMRRKVLAHKARRKVFIGAHAGLYFEDRLTVQYQIQEMLRVEKIFAGAAIEEELEAYNPLIPDGDNLKATFMLEYEDVAERQAALSRLRGVEHRVWLDVEGHARVFGIADEDLERADEDKTSAVHFLRFQLDAATIAAFRQGGAVKFGIDHPAYQSEVLLTAEVRATLAADFD
- the parE gene encoding DNA topoisomerase IV subunit B, which encodes MSSRYDAADIEVLTGLEPVRKRPGMYTDTSRPNHLVQEVVDNSVDEAIAGHCSQIDVTLHADGAVTITDNGRGMPVDEHPGEKISGVEVVLTRLHAGGKFSRKNYKYSGGLHGVGVSVVNALSKELEVRVRRGGREYMMSFRGGETHSSLKEIGTVGARNTGTSIRFLPDEKYFDTVKIALPRLKHLLRAKAVLCPGLTIKFHDEASSEKVEWHFEHGLTSYLAEALQGADLVPSEPFTGDIEGPHEHATWALHWVADEFELVTESYVNLVPTVQGGTHVAGLRQGLLEAMREFCDNRNLLPRGVKLAPEDVFERCTYILSVKLEEPQFSGQTKERLSSRGCAAFVTGVVRDAFSLWLHQHVESGERIAEIAISRAQRRLKAAKVVRKRVTGNGPALPGKLADCSGQEFERTELFLVEGDSAGGSAKQARDREFQAILPLRGKILNTWEVESAQVLASNEVHDIAVALGIDPGAPDLTNLRYGKVCILADADSDGLHIATLLCALFVRHFRALVEAGRVYVAMPPLFRIDVGKEVFYALDEDEKAAVLDRIVAQKIKGRVNVQRFKGLGEMNPLQLRETTMATATRRLVRLNIDNPEECVALMDMLLAKKRSGDRRAWLERKGNLASVN